The Quercus robur chromosome 7, dhQueRobu3.1, whole genome shotgun sequence genome has a segment encoding these proteins:
- the LOC126693144 gene encoding GDSL esterase/lipase At3g26430-like — MEPHSLRLVMYGLAVVVVASAILLLQNPVVASTHECDFGGIFNFGDSNSDTGGLSAAFGQAQSPHGESFFHAPAGRYCDGRLVVDFIAESLGLPYLNAYLDAVGSKFTHGANFATAGSTIRPQNTTLHQSGFSPISLNVQWYQFNDFHRRTQIFRQKERIFQELLPKPELFSRALYTFDIGQNDLTAGYFLNMSTDQVRASVPDILAQFKDILQYMYGQGGRSFWIHNTAPVGCLPYILDRLKITAAQVDKAGCAAPFNDVAQYFNRKLKEVVVQLRKDLPLAAITYVDVYSVKYSLISQARKHGFKESLRACCGHGGKYNYNMHIGCGGKIKVHGKEVLVGKACEDPSVWINWDGVHYTEAANKWVFDQIVGGSFSDPPIPLKLACHRH; from the exons ATGGAACCTCACAGCTTGAGACTTGTTATGTATGGGCTTGCAGTAGTAGTAGTAGCCTCAGCGATATTGTTGCTTCAAAATCCAGTGGTGGCTTCAACTCATGAGTGTGATTTTGGGGGTATCTTCAACTTTGGAGACTCGAATTCTGACACAGGAGGTTTATCAGCAGCATTTGGACAAGCCCAATCTCCACACGGAGAGTCCTTCTTCCATGCCCCTGCTGGTCGCTATTGTGATGGCCGTCTCGTCGTTGATTTTATTg CTGAGAGCCTAGGATTACCATATTTGAATGCTTACCTCGATGCTGTTGGATCCAAGTTCACTCATGGGGCCAACTTTGCTACGGCTGGATCCACCATTAGACCCCAAAATACAACTCTTCATCAAAGTGGTTTTAGTCCTATCTCTTTGAATGTTCAGTGGTATCAATTCAATGACTTCCATCGTAGAACCCAAATTTTTCGTCAAAAAG AACGCATTTTCCAGGAATTATTGCCCAAGCCAGAATTGTTTTCTCGTGCTTTATATACGTTCGATATTGGTCAGAATGATTTGACAGCAGGCTATTTCCTTAACATGTCTACCGATCAAGTTAGAGCATCTGTTCCTGATATTTTGGCTCAGTTTAAAGATATCTTACAG TATATGTATGGTCAAGGGGGAAGGTCATTCTGGATACATAATACGGCTCCGGTTGGTTGTTTGCCGTACATCTTGGATCGTCTGAAAATCACAGCCGCACAAGTGGACAAGGCTGGATGTGCAGCTCCTTTCAATGATGTTGCTCAATATTTCAATCGTAAATTAAAAGAAGTTGTGGTCCAACTTCGAAAGGATCTTCCACTGGCTGCAATCACCTACGTTGATGTTTACTCGGTGAAGTACTCTCTCATTAGTCAAGCAAGGAAACATG GGTTTAAGGAGTCGTTGAGAGCTTGTTGTGGCCATGGAGGCAAGTATAACTACAACATGCATATAGGATGTggaggaaaaataaaagtgcATGGCAAAGAAGTTTTAGTGGGGAAAGCGTGCGAAGATCCATCAGTTTGGATTAATTGGGATGGCGTCCACTACACTGAGGCAGCTAACAAATGGGTTTTTGATCAAATAGTTGGTGGTTCATTTTCTGATCCACCCATTCCATTGAAATTGGCCTGCCATAGGCATTAA